CCGTCGATGCCAGTCAGATGAAGCAGGCGAACGGTAAGAAACTGTCCAGCAATTGGGCTCTGCCTGAACAGGCTGCTTACAGTGTCGATCAGAAACACTGGCTGCAAACGCCCGTCGGAGTAAGATCTGATGGGACTTGCCAGTGGTCGGTGAAGGTAGATGCGAATCAGGCATGGTTTGCCTGGGGGCCGCCGTTTGTACCCGCTGATGCGAAAAAACTGGTCGAACGATTGAGCCGGGAGCATTCTGATGTGGCGGCGTTTGAGTTATGCAAGACACGCGCGGGGCGCGAAGTTCCCGCGTTAGTGGTGAGCCACGACGAGAGCGAGACGGATTCGCGAATGGTGATCTGGGTTCAGGCCCGTCAGCATGCGTGGGAGTCAGGCGGCAGCTGGGTCGGTCGCGGGTTCATTGAATGGGCGGTCAGTGATGCTCCACAGGCCGTGGAATTGAGAAAGAAAGCAGACATTTATTTTGTCCCGATCATGGACATCGATAATGTGGCGACCGGAAACGGGGGCAAAAATCAGGTTCCACATGATCATAACCGGGACTGGTCAGAAACGCCGCAATGGAATTCTGTCAAAACGGCGATGCGGTCTTTGAAAGCCTTTGATCAGCAGAAGCGGCTGGTACTATTTGTTGATTTGCACAATCCAGGCTCGAACTCCAAACGGCCGTTTTTTTATGTCACGCCCCCGGAACTGGCGACAAAAAAACGAAAACAGCTTCAGGATGCGTTCATTGCCGCTTGTCGGCATGAGATGAAAGTGCCCCTGGAGTTGGATCAGAATACCCCGTCGACCGGACCTAAGTATGATCAACGCTGGAAGGAAATCTCCAGTAACTGGGTTCGCAGCGCAACCCGTGAGTGTGTGGTGGGGATTACGCTGGAGACCTGCTGGAATACAAAGCATAGTCATCCGGCGGGATATATGACTGTGGGCCGACAGTTGGGACTGGGGATCGCTCGTTATCTGAAGACCGACCCACGCCAGCTTTCCGAGTAGTCACTTCAGATGGTGCGCTTAGTTTTGATGAAGATTCTGCAAAGAAAATTGATCAGAATGCAACACTGAAATAGTCCCCTGCTCTTTTGAGGTTGAAAACCACTATGAAACAGGGATGAAACTGTTTTCGGTTCAAAGTGACAGGATGTAACCCATCGTCAAGGTTGAATTGAAGAGACTCTGCCCACTTTTATAATCAAGACCAGATCTGTTTATTTACTGGTTTCGATTATATCAGCGGAAGGTATGAATGATGAATCTGGTGCGGAGTCTGTTATTCGTCCTGTTGATTTTAGGGGCTCAAGTAGTGGTCCGGGCGAAGCCCGTTGAATATTGCATTCATACTTCAGCGGAGTCTGGTCCGACGGTGGCTGTGATTGGCTATGCTGCTGAAGCGGAGCCTGCCGGTGTGTATGCTGCATCACAAATTGTGAACTGGGACGTTTCCCGCGGCTCGCTGGTGGTTCTGTTGCAGGGGAATGAGCGTCCCCTGATTCATGAACAACAGCAGTCCCGTCTGGGCGATCAAAGCCGGTGGGCGAATTCGGTTCAAGAAGTCCTCGATCAAGTAAAGCCGGATTTAGTGATTCAACTGTCGGAATCGTTCGATGCCAAATCCATCATTCACGAAGCGAATGGCGCCACGATCTTTGGTAGTGGAAATCGTCCGCAGCTTCAGAAGCAGTTGAACGCGATGGCTTCTGCTGCACAGACAGCGGGAGGCGCTGAGGAACCACTGTGGAAGTTGGTACTGTTGAATGAGAGTGACGCCGCATATCCCACCATTTCTATAGTAAGTTCCTCCAAGGACCCGAAGAAGCGACGCTTATGGTTACGTACGCGTCAGCAGCGGGCCGCGGTGCATTCGTTATTGTTCCAATTGAAAATGCGACCTGAATCCGCTTCAGCGGATGATATGATGCCGCAGCAGCAGGAAAAGGGCCGGATTCGACTGGCCATCTATCAGGGGCCGGGGGCGGTCAGCAGCAGCGGTCATGATCCGGTCTGGATTCAACAGTCATTGAAAACGTTCCCTGAGTTTCAAACGGCTTTAATCGGACCAGCTGAGATACAATCGGGCGGTTTGTCTCAGTTCGATGTGTTGTTGATTGGTGGAGGGCTATCCAATCGGCAGTCCAAGGGGTTGGGG
This window of the Gimesia fumaroli genome carries:
- a CDS encoding M14-type cytosolic carboxypeptidase: MLGRRIGLIGLILSVIVAAPHAGAGELTVSSAFDGGSAEVLEIDQTGRSIKIRPAGDPQFGWPCWWYFQVTGIQPGEEITVTVDASQMKQANGKKLSSNWALPEQAAYSVDQKHWLQTPVGVRSDGTCQWSVKVDANQAWFAWGPPFVPADAKKLVERLSREHSDVAAFELCKTRAGREVPALVVSHDESETDSRMVIWVQARQHAWESGGSWVGRGFIEWAVSDAPQAVELRKKADIYFVPIMDIDNVATGNGGKNQVPHDHNRDWSETPQWNSVKTAMRSLKAFDQQKRLVLFVDLHNPGSNSKRPFFYVTPPELATKKRKQLQDAFIAACRHEMKVPLELDQNTPSTGPKYDQRWKEISSNWVRSATRECVVGITLETCWNTKHSHPAGYMTVGRQLGLGIARYLKTDPRQLSE
- a CDS encoding BPL-N domain-containing protein; the protein is MMNLVRSLLFVLLILGAQVVVRAKPVEYCIHTSAESGPTVAVIGYAAEAEPAGVYAASQIVNWDVSRGSLVVLLQGNERPLIHEQQQSRLGDQSRWANSVQEVLDQVKPDLVIQLSESFDAKSIIHEANGATIFGSGNRPQLQKQLNAMASAAQTAGGAEEPLWKLVLLNESDAAYPTISIVSSSKDPKKRRLWLRTRQQRAAVHSLLFQLKMRPESASADDMMPQQQEKGRIRLAIYQGPGAVSSSGHDPVWIQQSLKTFPEFQTALIGPAEIQSGGLSQFDVLLIGGGLSNRQSKGLGPEGRAAVVQFVKAGGGYVGICAGMFLASSDSDLHLHLLPIDVSGSSGIGKVQLDFEADAELRVKGSHPAKFSGGPVAVRKMNEADESVKILAYFRTEPKDRKSKKKLTDTPAIVCGNHGKGRVFLFSPHCERYPGPRTAFYNALRWAGKSELPKD